The genomic stretch GTAGTTATAGAGATTCTCCTGTTTTTTGTTGTGTTGGAGTTATATATCGGTTCAGTTAGTAGTTCGAAATTTGTGCGATGCGATTCTTTGCAGTTCAATAAAGGGTGTTTGTTTTTTTTAATACTATTAATATTTTTTTATAATAAATTACATCGTAATTATCGATTGCAAAGATAAAATTGAAGTTTTAAAATTTAGTTAATACCGATAATTTCGTAAATTACTTGCTTTCACTATTATCAATAATAATAGGAGGAATAAAAATGACAAAACAATTTTCTTTAGCTTATCTTACAGTGCTTGGCTGTCCGCCTCCCGAGATGACTTATATTGCTGCGCGGGCTGGCTATGATTTCGTCAGCCTTCGGCCTATTAATTTGGGACTGCCTGGTGAGCCTAATTATGCGTTGGACGAAAACAAGGATTTGATGCGGCAAACCAAAACAGCGATGGCTGATACAGGCGTTAAACTTCACGACATTGAATTGGCGCGCATTTATGACGGTGTCGATGTGAAAAAGTATTTGCCTGCTATGGAAGTTTCTGCCGAATTGGGTGGTCGCCATGTTCTTAGCAGTATCTGGACTGATGATCGCAATTTTGCGATTGAGCGTTTTTCCGAACTGTGTGATCAGGCCAAACAGTTCGGTCTGACGGTAAACCTTGAGTACGTTCCTATTGCCAGCGTATTTAATCTTGCGGGAGCACTTGATGTTCTTCGTACCGTAAAGCGTGAAAATGCTGGTCTTATGATCGATACGCATCATTTTCATCGCGCAGGTGACAAGGTTGAAGATCTAGATGCAGTGCCCCGCGAATGGTTCCATTTTGCACATCTTTGTGATGCTTCCGCGAAAATTCCGGCAGAGAAAGAAGAGATGACACGTATCCTTCGTGAGGCACGCTTGTATTGTGGTGAAGGCGGTATTGATATTGCGAGCATCTTAAATCGAATACCTGAGATTCCCTATTCAATTGAGCTACCTAATGTTGCGCGTGCGAAGGAATTGGGCTTTGGGGAACATGCGTGGCGTTGTTTGCAAACTGCCAAAGATTATTTTGCGGCTCATCCGCGTAAATGACTCTCTAACGCCATATAATGGTTGTGATAAGATGATTAAAAGTAAAATATCGTATTTACAAAGGACGTGTTTTTCTCTACCGTCCTTTGTTTTCTTTGTCAATTTTTTTGTGTGAGCAGAGAGGTTATAAGATATCGGTTTATAATGATTATAAGAGCAGGAATTTCTGATTATCAGGGGAAGTAAATTATTAGTAGATAAAAGAGGGTGTTTTTATGCAAAAAGCTGCATTAACGGTTGCTCCAAGTCAGACAGGTGCTGAAAAAGTGAATGATAAGATGAACATTTTATTCATGATTCGGGATAGGATTGCTTGTGCACTTGATGCTGAAGCTACTCGGATTGCAGTGGACTGTTCAATTATAGGGGAAAACGAAGAAATTCTTGTTGTAAAATATCGGGATAGTATTTTTGGCGAAAAAATTTTTACCAAAAAATTAAATAGTACAGCTGAATCTTACCAACAGAATTTTAAGCATGAAGTGTTAAAAGATTACGTGATGTGGTTTACGCGGTTTGGTTCTGTAGAACTTAAATTGGGTAAAACAAGTCATGAGGGAGCTGTTTTATTTCTGAAAGGATTAGAACGGGAAGAAGCAGAAAAGATTTCTTTTGGTCATGTATTCCCAGCCGAAAGCAGTACTCCTGATATATTGTTTGAAGCACATCGCATGAAAGCGCCGGACTATTATTGCAAGAAATT from Pelorhabdus rhamnosifermentans encodes the following:
- a CDS encoding sugar phosphate isomerase/epimerase family protein; this translates as MTKQFSLAYLTVLGCPPPEMTYIAARAGYDFVSLRPINLGLPGEPNYALDENKDLMRQTKTAMADTGVKLHDIELARIYDGVDVKKYLPAMEVSAELGGRHVLSSIWTDDRNFAIERFSELCDQAKQFGLTVNLEYVPIASVFNLAGALDVLRTVKRENAGLMIDTHHFHRAGDKVEDLDAVPREWFHFAHLCDASAKIPAEKEEMTRILREARLYCGEGGIDIASILNRIPEIPYSIELPNVARAKELGFGEHAWRCLQTAKDYFAAHPRK